From Shewanella psychrophila, a single genomic window includes:
- the ileS gene encoding isoleucine--tRNA ligase translates to MSDYKSTLNLPETEFPMRGNLANREPEMLKSWAADGLYQQIRDSRIGRTPFILHDGPPYANGDIHIGHSVNKILKDIIVKSKTLSGFDAPYIPGWDCHGLPIELKVEQKVGKPGHKVTAAEFREKCREYAAKQVDGQRDGFIRLGVFADWYKPYLTMDFDTEANIVRSLSKVIESGHLHKGVKPVHWCTDCGSALAEAEVEYEDKKSPAIDVAFVATDKAALLAKFGGVETETDVSMVIWTTTPWTLPANRALSIAADLDYSLVEFVKDDATRVVILAEALVESCMERYGVDSHKVLAQVKGQELELLRFDHPFYDFDVPVILGDHVTVDSGTGIVHTAPGHGQDDFVIGQKYGLEVANPVGDNGVYKSDTEIFAGQHVFKANANVVTLLEEKGALIKHESILHSYPHCWRHKTPIIFRATPQWFISMDNKGLRKQALGEIEKTQWIPDWGQSRIEKMVENRPDWCISRQRTWGVPITLFVHRETEELHPDSISLMERVANKIEQEGIQAWWDLDAAELLGDEADQYRKVTDTLDVWYDSGSSFSSVVAARPEYHGHGIDLYLEGSDQHRGWFMSSLMISTAMNGKAPYKQVLTHGFTVDGKGRKMSKSVGNVIAPQTVTNKLGADILRLWVAATDYSGEMTVSDEILKRSADSYRRIRNTTRFLLANINGFDPVKDAVAIEDMVALDRWVVRRAAALQEELLEAYEQYNFHTVTQKLMQFCSVELGSFYLDIIKDRQYTAKGDSHARRSCQSALYLISEAMVRWIAPILSFTADEIWKLLPGERDAYVFTQEWFQGLESVTVESDLSDEFWEQLLSVRGEVNKVIEQARREKLVGGSLEAEITLYADEALSTALNSLGDELRFVLLTSKTQVLDLSKAPSDAIETELASLKLGWLKSEAAKCERCWHHREDVAQVEAHPTLCTRCVTNIEGEGEVRQFA, encoded by the coding sequence ATGAGCGACTATAAATCTACTTTGAATTTACCGGAAACTGAGTTTCCGATGCGTGGTAATCTGGCTAATCGTGAGCCGGAAATGTTGAAATCCTGGGCTGCAGACGGACTGTATCAACAGATCCGTGATAGCCGTATTGGCCGTACACCATTTATTTTGCATGATGGTCCTCCTTACGCCAACGGTGATATTCATATTGGTCATTCTGTTAATAAAATCCTCAAAGATATTATTGTAAAATCTAAGACGCTATCTGGTTTCGATGCGCCCTATATTCCTGGCTGGGATTGTCATGGTCTACCTATTGAGCTAAAAGTTGAGCAGAAAGTGGGTAAGCCTGGTCATAAGGTTACCGCGGCTGAGTTTCGCGAGAAGTGTCGTGAATATGCGGCTAAGCAAGTTGATGGCCAGCGTGATGGTTTTATTCGTCTTGGTGTATTTGCCGATTGGTATAAGCCTTACCTAACGATGGATTTCGATACCGAAGCTAACATAGTGCGCTCACTGTCTAAGGTGATCGAGAGTGGCCATCTGCATAAAGGTGTCAAACCTGTGCATTGGTGTACCGATTGTGGCTCGGCACTGGCCGAAGCTGAAGTCGAATATGAAGATAAGAAGTCTCCGGCTATCGATGTTGCCTTTGTTGCAACGGATAAGGCTGCTTTGTTGGCTAAGTTTGGTGGCGTTGAGACTGAAACTGATGTCTCTATGGTTATCTGGACTACGACACCATGGACCTTGCCTGCAAACCGTGCATTGTCAATCGCAGCGGATCTTGATTACTCATTGGTTGAGTTTGTTAAGGACGATGCCACCAGAGTCGTTATCTTAGCCGAGGCGCTTGTCGAGTCATGCATGGAGCGTTATGGAGTCGATTCTCATAAGGTCCTTGCTCAAGTTAAAGGTCAGGAATTAGAGCTTTTACGCTTTGACCATCCTTTCTATGACTTCGATGTGCCAGTTATCTTAGGCGATCATGTTACTGTCGATTCGGGTACGGGTATTGTTCATACCGCACCTGGCCATGGTCAAGACGATTTCGTGATTGGTCAGAAATATGGTCTAGAAGTTGCCAATCCTGTTGGCGATAATGGTGTTTATAAATCAGATACCGAAATTTTTGCTGGCCAACACGTATTTAAAGCTAATGCGAATGTGGTCACTCTTCTTGAAGAGAAGGGCGCGTTGATCAAGCACGAGAGTATTCTTCATAGTTACCCTCATTGCTGGAGACACAAGACTCCTATTATCTTTAGAGCGACACCTCAATGGTTTATCTCTATGGATAATAAGGGCCTGAGAAAGCAAGCTCTGGGCGAAATAGAGAAGACTCAGTGGATCCCTGATTGGGGCCAGAGTCGAATCGAGAAAATGGTGGAGAATCGTCCGGACTGGTGTATCTCACGTCAGCGTACCTGGGGCGTTCCTATTACTTTGTTTGTTCATCGTGAAACCGAAGAGTTGCATCCTGACAGCATCTCCTTGATGGAACGCGTTGCTAATAAGATCGAACAAGAGGGCATCCAAGCCTGGTGGGATCTTGATGCGGCAGAACTTCTAGGTGATGAAGCCGACCAATACCGTAAAGTCACTGACACCTTAGATGTGTGGTATGACTCAGGTTCTTCATTCTCATCGGTCGTTGCGGCTCGCCCCGAATATCATGGGCATGGCATAGACCTTTATCTTGAAGGCAGCGATCAGCATCGTGGTTGGTTTATGTCATCTTTGATGATATCGACCGCGATGAATGGCAAAGCACCTTATAAGCAAGTATTGACTCACGGTTTCACCGTCGATGGTAAAGGCCGTAAGATGTCAAAATCTGTGGGCAATGTTATCGCTCCTCAGACTGTGACCAATAAATTAGGCGCGGATATTCTACGTCTATGGGTGGCAGCAACGGATTATAGTGGGGAAATGACGGTTTCTGATGAAATCCTCAAGCGTAGCGCCGATTCCTATCGCCGAATTCGAAACACCACACGTTTCTTACTGGCTAACATCAACGGTTTTGACCCGGTAAAAGACGCGGTCGCCATTGAAGATATGGTAGCCCTGGACCGTTGGGTGGTACGTCGTGCTGCAGCCTTGCAAGAAGAGCTATTAGAAGCCTACGAGCAGTACAACTTCCACACAGTGACTCAGAAATTAATGCAGTTCTGTTCGGTTGAGCTTGGTAGTTTTTATCTCGATATCATCAAGGATAGACAGTACACAGCTAAAGGCGATAGCCATGCCCGTCGCAGTTGCCAGAGTGCACTGTATTTGATTTCTGAAGCTATGGTACGTTGGATTGCACCTATCTTATCTTTCACAGCCGATGAGATCTGGAAGCTACTTCCTGGTGAGCGTGATGCTTATGTATTCACTCAAGAGTGGTTCCAAGGGCTAGAGTCAGTGACTGTAGAGTCTGATCTTAGTGATGAGTTCTGGGAGCAGTTGCTTAGCGTTCGCGGTGAAGTCAACAAGGTTATCGAGCAAGCCAGACGTGAAAAGCTGGTCGGTGGTTCATTGGAAGCTGAGATCACCCTATATGCTGATGAAGCGTTATCTACAGCGTTAAACAGTCTAGGTGACGAGTTGAGATTCGTACTGCTGACATCTAAAACACAAGTACTTGATTTGTCTAAGGCGCCAAGTGATGCGATTGAAACTGAGCTTGCATCGCTTAAACTTGGCTGGTTGAAGTCCGAAGCAGCTAAATGTGAGCGCTGCTGGCATCACAGAGAAGATGTTGCTCAAGTTGAAGCACATCCAACTCTTTGTACCCGATGTGTTACTAACATCGAAGGCGAGGGTGAAGTACGCCAGTTTGCCTAA
- the murJ gene encoding murein biosynthesis integral membrane protein MurJ: protein MSKSLFKSGMIVSAMTLISRVLGLVRDVVIANLMGAGTSADVFFFANKIPNFLRRLFAEGAFAQAFVPVLTEYQQKQTSEEIRDLLSKVAGTLGVIITVVTLIGVIASPALTALFGGGWFLAWLNGEPDGAKFELASLMLKITFPYLWFITFTALAGSILNSRGRFAVSAFTPVFLNVAIISAAIFLAPRMEQAEIGLSIGVFLGGLIQFLFQIPFLLKEKALVKPSWGWNHPGVTKIRTLMIPALFGVSVSQINLLLDTFIASFLMTGSISYLYYADRLLEFPLGLFGIAIATVILPALSRKHVNAEGKGFESTMDWGVKAILLLGMPAMCGLIVLAKPMLMVLFMRGEFTLHHVEMASYSLVAYGCGLLSFMLIKVLAPGYYSRQDTRTPVRYGIIAMVSNMVFNLILAIPFGYVGLAMATSMSALLNAGLLYRGLHKAGVYRVTKQTAFFFIKALLSCGVMIGLLLQFLPSQEIWVGQVFHERAANLLLLIAGGGASYLITLVILGVRPWKIKTGL from the coding sequence TTGAGTAAAAGTTTATTTAAGTCAGGCATGATTGTTAGTGCTATGACGTTGATTTCTCGTGTGTTGGGTTTAGTCAGAGATGTCGTTATCGCTAATCTCATGGGGGCTGGAACCAGCGCAGATGTTTTTTTCTTCGCGAATAAAATTCCCAACTTTCTAAGGCGTCTCTTCGCAGAAGGCGCTTTCGCTCAGGCATTCGTTCCTGTTTTAACTGAATATCAGCAGAAACAAACTTCCGAGGAGATAAGAGATTTACTGTCTAAGGTGGCGGGTACATTAGGCGTTATCATCACAGTGGTGACCCTAATCGGTGTCATCGCTTCGCCCGCCTTAACGGCACTATTCGGTGGTGGCTGGTTTCTCGCATGGTTAAATGGAGAGCCTGATGGGGCTAAATTTGAGTTAGCATCCTTGATGTTGAAGATCACTTTCCCCTATCTCTGGTTTATCACCTTTACCGCCCTTGCAGGCTCTATTTTAAACAGCCGAGGACGATTCGCTGTTTCTGCATTTACGCCGGTATTTTTAAATGTAGCCATTATCAGTGCCGCTATTTTTCTGGCTCCTCGTATGGAACAGGCCGAGATAGGACTGTCTATTGGTGTATTTCTTGGTGGTCTAATTCAATTTTTGTTTCAAATTCCTTTTCTCTTAAAAGAGAAAGCCTTAGTCAAGCCTTCTTGGGGATGGAACCACCCAGGTGTGACTAAAATTCGTACCTTGATGATACCAGCACTCTTTGGTGTGTCTGTCTCTCAGATTAACCTGCTATTAGATACTTTTATAGCTAGCTTTCTGATGACGGGCTCTATCAGTTATCTCTATTACGCCGATCGTTTGCTCGAATTCCCCCTTGGTTTATTTGGTATCGCAATCGCAACGGTTATTTTACCGGCTCTGTCGAGGAAGCACGTTAATGCCGAAGGAAAGGGATTTGAGTCCACTATGGATTGGGGCGTTAAAGCGATTTTATTGCTAGGAATGCCCGCCATGTGTGGTTTGATTGTACTGGCTAAACCTATGTTGATGGTGCTGTTTATGCGTGGTGAGTTTACTCTGCACCATGTTGAAATGGCATCATATAGCTTGGTGGCTTATGGCTGTGGGTTATTGAGCTTTATGCTGATTAAGGTGTTGGCGCCAGGTTACTATTCTAGACAAGACACGAGGACACCGGTTCGCTATGGCATAATTGCTATGGTCAGTAATATGGTATTTAACCTGATTTTAGCGATTCCTTTTGGATATGTTGGGTTAGCCATGGCGACTTCGATGTCCGCACTGCTCAACGCTGGTTTACTCTATCGAGGTCTGCATAAAGCTGGTGTATATAGGGTCACTAAACAAACAGCGTTTTTCTTTATTAAGGCACTGTTATCTTGTGGAGTCATGATAGGTTTACTGCTGCAGTTCCTTCCATCCCAAGAAATTTGGGTAGGACAAGTGTTCCATGAACGAGCCGCGAACTTGTTGTTGCTTATTGCGGGTGGTGGAGCCAGTTATCTTATCACTCTGGTGATATTGGGAGTCAGACCCTGGAAAATAAAAACCGGCCTGTAA
- the ribF gene encoding bifunctional riboflavin kinase/FAD synthetase: MELIRGIHNILPAHHGCVLTIGNFDGVHRGHAEVIAKLVKKARQLNVPATLMTFEPQPQEMFRGDNAPARLSTLRDKIILLEELGVDRLVCINFNAKFADLSAQDFIDKLLIESLGVKYLVIGDDFCFGKQRKGNFEMLKLAGEKHQFAVVSTQSFVLGDKRVSSTEIRNQLAKGNLEQARRLLGHPFTLCGKVAHGEKLGRTLGFPTANIALKRQVSPVRGVFAVKLYWDGSDIYDGVANVGFRPTVNGQICQLEVHLFDFDDDLYGRTVEVELVAKIRDEQPFKSLDALKKQINNDADKAKALLGNDAG, encoded by the coding sequence ATGGAACTAATCCGCGGTATTCACAATATTTTACCTGCACATCACGGTTGTGTTCTCACTATCGGTAATTTTGATGGGGTTCATCGAGGCCACGCTGAAGTTATCGCTAAGTTAGTCAAGAAGGCGAGACAGTTAAATGTCCCTGCAACCTTGATGACCTTTGAGCCTCAGCCTCAAGAGATGTTTAGAGGCGATAATGCGCCAGCTAGGCTCAGTACTCTTAGAGATAAAATCATTTTACTCGAAGAGCTGGGGGTTGACAGGTTAGTATGTATTAACTTTAATGCTAAGTTTGCTGATCTATCGGCTCAGGACTTTATCGACAAATTATTGATTGAGTCCTTAGGGGTTAAATACTTGGTAATAGGGGATGATTTTTGCTTTGGTAAGCAGCGCAAAGGTAACTTTGAGATGCTTAAGTTAGCTGGGGAAAAGCATCAGTTTGCCGTGGTGAGTACTCAAAGTTTCGTTTTAGGCGATAAACGAGTCAGTTCGACTGAAATTAGAAATCAGTTGGCTAAAGGTAACTTAGAGCAAGCGAGACGTCTGCTCGGTCATCCTTTCACCTTGTGTGGTAAAGTCGCCCACGGGGAAAAATTAGGCAGGACTTTAGGATTTCCAACAGCCAATATAGCGCTTAAACGTCAAGTGTCTCCGGTGAGGGGGGTATTTGCCGTTAAGTTGTATTGGGACGGCAGTGATATTTATGATGGCGTGGCCAATGTGGGTTTTAGACCGACTGTCAATGGCCAGATCTGTCAGTTAGAAGTGCACCTGTTTGATTTCGATGATGATCTTTATGGTCGTACCGTCGAAGTTGAGTTGGTAGCGAAGATTCGAGATGAGCAGCCATTCAAGTCGTTGGATGCGCTGAAAAAACAAATTAACAATGACGCTGACAAAGCCAAGGCTCTGCTTGGCAATGATGCAGGCTAA